In Halobacteriovorax marinus SJ, the following proteins share a genomic window:
- a CDS encoding response regulator, with protein MIFEDMNPKKVELIKSYLENKKALIVDNKKTTRTTLKKIFTNFGIKVQHIFVADNNSDACEIINDLKIDIVFAGYEVQGQKGIDILKTHMNVFPNRQNSIFTLISGPNSVASSCLVLDTEADDYIAEPFTAKSLSESFLKTVERKMERSPFLNFYHAIKEAIFLNNLDRAKTILEPLKQKLDNLDEVFYLDARINQEEGNIEEALKLFEQSLEVNHAHYLSLQALATEYSDLKMWKKAYDHTAKILKHYPINPDNLPELIRLSIANHQYEDLIKYAEFFRSLEVQSPSIKTNIAASLVICSKFFLRTGDRQKGIKTLLEAVKCSSGKLSIIENIIMTFIEYKEVKLGFDVLRQFESLHGDNPLYQSLEIQIDYCNQDINSVLKKGIPLAESGAASIQVFEAVILSSIKAQRKTNSIIHLIDKAVAKYPDSSKHFQSMYKE; from the coding sequence ATGATCTTTGAAGATATGAATCCAAAGAAAGTTGAACTTATAAAGTCTTACTTAGAAAATAAGAAGGCGTTGATTGTTGATAATAAAAAGACGACACGAACTACGCTTAAAAAGATTTTTACAAATTTTGGAATAAAGGTTCAACATATCTTTGTTGCCGATAATAATTCTGATGCTTGCGAAATTATTAATGACCTAAAAATTGATATTGTCTTTGCTGGATATGAAGTCCAAGGTCAGAAAGGAATAGATATTCTTAAAACTCATATGAATGTTTTTCCAAATAGACAAAACTCTATCTTCACTTTGATATCAGGGCCAAATAGTGTTGCCTCTTCATGTCTTGTTTTAGATACAGAAGCTGACGACTATATTGCTGAACCATTTACAGCAAAATCTCTTTCTGAGAGTTTTCTAAAAACTGTCGAGAGAAAGATGGAGAGAAGTCCTTTTTTAAACTTCTATCACGCAATTAAAGAAGCAATCTTTTTAAATAATCTAGATAGAGCTAAGACAATTCTCGAACCACTAAAGCAAAAACTAGATAATCTCGACGAGGTTTTCTATTTAGATGCGAGAATCAATCAAGAGGAAGGAAATATAGAAGAGGCACTCAAGTTATTTGAACAGAGTCTCGAAGTGAATCATGCTCACTACCTCTCTCTCCAAGCTCTAGCAACCGAATACTCGGATTTGAAGATGTGGAAGAAGGCCTATGATCATACGGCAAAGATTCTAAAGCACTACCCTATTAACCCTGATAATCTTCCAGAGTTAATTAGGCTATCAATTGCCAATCATCAATACGAAGACTTGATAAAATACGCAGAGTTCTTTAGATCTCTTGAAGTTCAATCACCGAGTATAAAAACTAATATTGCTGCAAGTTTAGTTATATGTAGTAAATTCTTTTTAAGAACTGGTGATAGACAAAAGGGAATCAAAACTCTCCTAGAAGCAGTGAAGTGCTCTTCAGGAAAGCTCTCCATTATAGAAAATATTATTATGACATTTATTGAATATAAGGAAGTAAAGCTTGGTTTCGATGTTCTTAGACAATTTGAATCTTTGCACGGAGACAACCCTCTCTATCAAAGTTTAGAAATTCAAATTGACTATTGTAACCAAGATATCAACAGTGTGCTTAAGAAAGGTATTCCACTAGCTGAGTCTGGTGCTGCAAGTATTCAAGTTTTTGAAGCTGTTATCTTAAGTTCGATTAAGGCCCAAAGAAAAACAAACTCAATTATTCACCTTATCGACAAGGCCGTTGCGAAGTACCCTGACTCATCAAAGCACTTTCAGTCTATGTATAAAGAGTAG
- a CDS encoding KamA family radical SAM protein produces MEKWQSEYRDSIKTHAALEEFFEAQFPKVDFPLLIPRKFATHIKKAGLDSPLANQFLPQVSENDLGGESDPIGDHNQSPLAQIVHRYENRILFFPTQVCPVICRYCFRKNELGTNDELFKANFEKVLEYLKQHSEINEIIFSGGDPLILSDERIEFYLNEFKKIPHIKFIRFHTRTPIILPSRITENFCKIIENFKKDFLQINFIIHVNHSQEFNEENKVALSLLHAHCSNLLSQSVLLKGVNNSKQALLKLIDELIKLNIRPYYLHHPDKVKGGLHFMLTLEEGRNLYATLRNHLPGWALPQYIIDIPGGEGKVSAYNPETYNFSGHLINRKGTKVPYI; encoded by the coding sequence TAATACCAAGAAAATTTGCTACACACATAAAGAAAGCTGGACTCGATTCTCCTCTGGCGAATCAATTCCTTCCACAAGTTAGTGAAAATGACTTAGGCGGAGAGAGTGATCCAATTGGTGACCATAATCAATCTCCCCTTGCTCAGATAGTTCACCGTTATGAAAATAGAATTCTTTTTTTTCCAACACAGGTCTGTCCCGTAATATGCAGATACTGTTTTAGGAAGAATGAGCTTGGTACTAATGATGAATTATTTAAAGCGAACTTTGAAAAAGTTTTAGAATATCTTAAACAACACTCAGAAATAAATGAGATTATATTTAGTGGAGGAGATCCACTTATATTAAGTGATGAGAGAATTGAATTTTATCTAAACGAATTTAAAAAAATTCCTCACATAAAATTTATTCGTTTTCACACAAGAACTCCTATTATTCTCCCCAGCAGAATTACTGAAAACTTTTGTAAAATTATTGAGAATTTCAAGAAAGATTTTTTACAGATAAATTTTATTATTCACGTAAACCACTCTCAAGAGTTTAATGAAGAAAATAAAGTTGCACTAAGTTTACTGCATGCTCATTGTTCAAACTTACTCTCTCAAAGTGTTTTACTAAAAGGTGTAAACAACAGTAAACAAGCACTTCTTAAGCTTATCGATGAACTTATTAAACTCAATATTAGGCCTTATTACTTGCACCACCCAGACAAAGTAAAAGGTGGTCTTCACTTCATGCTCACACTTGAAGAAGGTCGCAACCTTTACGCAACCTTAAGAAATCATCTTCCAGGATGGGCACTTCCACAATATATTATTGATATTCCAGGGGGAGAAGGTAAAGTAAGCGCCTATAATCCTGAGACCTACAACTTTAGTGGTCACCTCATTAATAGAAAAGGAACTAAAGTTCCATATATATAG